In Haliscomenobacter hydrossis DSM 1100, the DNA window AATGCCGCACTGGCCGATCCGCAGGTAGACCCACACCTCAAAGTAATATACATGCGGAAAGGTAAAGAAACCATGGATTCGATGCGTTTGCAGGTACAGGAGCTCAAACACACCGAATTGGCCAAACGCCCTTCCCTGAGCCTGCACAAGGTGAAATTTGCACTACAATCAACCATCGCTTTGGTACTTTCTTTTGGCCTTAGTTTGGCCTTGTTCATAGGCACCTTTTACAAAATGATGCAAGAATTGTTTCGGCGCATAAAAACAGAAAAACAACTGGAACGGAACCTCACGGCCTTGGAACAAAGCAACCAGCACCTCGATGCTTTTAATTACGTCACCGTTCATCACTTGCAAGAACCCTTGCGCAAACTCAACATTTTTTGTGATCGCCTCCAGCAGAAATACCACGATGAACTCCCGGCTGATGTGCAATTTTTGGTACAAAAACTCAATGGCTCTGCCTTGGAAATGCGCGAATTGATCCAAGATTTGACGACTTACACTGCGTTGGGGAAACAAAGTGATCCGCAAGAGCATGTTGAGTTGGAGCTGGAAAGTATTGTTGAAGCGGTAGTGGAAGAATATGCCGAAGAAATTGCCGAAAAAAATGCTTACCTTGACGTTGAACATCCGCTGCCTTCCATCATCGGAAACCCGGAGCAGTTGCGTTTGCTTTTTACCCACTTGTTGACCAATAGTCTAAAATTTTCCAAGCCAGATGTACCACTACAGATTCGCATTACCTCCTCTTCTGCTTCAGGCCGCGCAATTCCTGGCGTATTGGAACGAGACCACGACCGCAGTTTTCAGCAAATCAACTTTTCCGACAATGGCATTGGTATTGACAAAAAATACATGCATGTAATCTTTGAGTTGTTTCAACGTTTGAATAAAGACAAACAAATCCCCGGAACAGGTGTTGGATTGACCATTTGTAAAAAAATAATCTTAAACCACGATGGCTATATTGCCGTGAGAAGCGAGCCAAATCAAGGAACTACCTTTATGCTATTTTTTCCCCTTTAAACCAAAAAAACAGTACGTTTATGCCCAAAAAAACCTTCCGAATTCTATTGGTAGACGATGATCCGGATGACCGTTACCTGCTTCAAACCGCGTTTGAAGAAAGTGCAACGCCTTGTCAACTGGATTATGTGGAAGACGGAGATGAAATATTTGATTACCTAGACAAACACCTACAGCCCGACTCCAACGTCGAGCAACTTCCAGATTTGATTTTGTTGGATTTGAATATGCCCAAAAAGAATGGTTGGCAAGTATTGAATGAACTCAAGCAGTCTCCACTTTTTCGCCACATCCCGGTGATTATTCTCACCACGTCCAAATCGCCCGAACATGTGCGCAAGTCTTATCATCTCGGAGCGAGTTCTTTTATTTCTAAACCTTCTTCCTTCAGTAACTTGGTAGAAGTAACCAAAATCCTGGGGAAATATTGGATTGATGTGGTTACGTTTGTTTAAGTGCCCTACGTACCCCTGCCACCGTATCACGGATTGTTTCCCTGACTTCAGCCCAGGAAATTACCCCTTTTTACTACCTATTAGTCGACTAAGGTTTTCAGCTTTCTGTAAAATCCAGGGCATCGCTATGCGCAGGATGAGTGCTGTAATCGGATGGCGAGCCAATTTGTTGGGCATTGCGGTGAGGGCCAATTTGGTCACTTGGGTGGCCAATCCACGGTCTTGGATCGACTCGGTGGCTTGTTCTATAACCGACTTCAGCAGTTGAAGGGGCTGCAAGGAAGATTTTATGGCGTCCATCTCCTGTTTAATTCCACGGGTTTGATCTTCCAGTCGCGCCAGCAAGCGGTAACGTTCGGCCTGGATTTCAGGAATCTGCTTCATCACTGGTGTTGTTTTCCTGGATTAATTTAAAGATGGTTTGCATCAAGATTTTCCGCACAAAATTGCGGGTGATGGCAATGGTCAAACCCGATAATAACAAAAAGATACCGGCTACAAAAAAATAACCCAAAGCGGGCGCATTGAGCTGTGATCCTATCCAGATGGCGGCCCCTATGCCTATAAACAATAGGGTGATTGCGCCAAAAAATGCCCAAACCAGCACCGAAATGATGCTTGAAGATAGGGACAAACCTTTTTCGGTGAGAGAGAGTAAAAACAAGTCCCTACGGGTGTCCAAATACTCCAAGACATGATGGAACAATAATTCAAGATGTGATTTTTTTTCATCCGTGATGTCTTCCATACTGACCCGGTTTGTAGATGTGAATAAAAAAGCCTTAAAGAACGGAAGCAAAATAATTTCGCTTCCATTCCCAGGCAACAAACGCACTCAAAATGATAATGAAATCCCGATTATAAAAACTCGCTTACGAGAAATGGTTTTGCAAATCATTGACGGCAGAGCGGCCTTCTTTTACTGCTTGTTTGCCTATTTTTTTGCCATCTTCACTCACTTCTTCCAGGGTGTTTTCTGCTTCGTTGGCCAGGGCTGAGGCTTTGTTTTTGGTAGTAGACCACCAGGCGGCACCTCTTTTCAGAATGTGGCTGATAAAATCATCAACTTCATTGGCGGCAATTCCAGCGTCAGATTCAAGTTTGTTTTTGGTTTTGAACCAGCTCTGTTTGCCTTCTTTGATGAGCTCATCCATATAATCAACCGATTGATTCTTTGCTTTCAGAATTTTTTTGCGGGTTTCTTCACCAGA includes these proteins:
- a CDS encoding sensor histidine kinase, coding for MRSSIVYLFVGFFVSILLLIGVGIYWYSTFLNWKKANQVLEHNFEILQQTEDVLSLLKDIEAGERGYIITRDWSFFEPFQLARIELPKQLDHLDALMADTKTQQNRMNKLRLLVQKRIYYAKKAVNAALADPQVDPHLKVIYMRKGKETMDSMRLQVQELKHTELAKRPSLSLHKVKFALQSTIALVLSFGLSLALFIGTFYKMMQELFRRIKTEKQLERNLTALEQSNQHLDAFNYVTVHHLQEPLRKLNIFCDRLQQKYHDELPADVQFLVQKLNGSALEMRELIQDLTTYTALGKQSDPQEHVELELESIVEAVVEEYAEEIAEKNAYLDVEHPLPSIIGNPEQLRLLFTHLLTNSLKFSKPDVPLQIRITSSSASGRAIPGVLERDHDRSFQQINFSDNGIGIDKKYMHVIFELFQRLNKDKQIPGTGVGLTICKKIILNHDGYIAVRSEPNQGTTFMLFFPL
- a CDS encoding response regulator encodes the protein MPKKTFRILLVDDDPDDRYLLQTAFEESATPCQLDYVEDGDEIFDYLDKHLQPDSNVEQLPDLILLDLNMPKKNGWQVLNELKQSPLFRHIPVIILTTSKSPEHVRKSYHLGASSFISKPSSFSNLVEVTKILGKYWIDVVTFV
- a CDS encoding phage holin family protein, which codes for MEDITDEKKSHLELLFHHVLEYLDTRRDLFLLSLTEKGLSLSSSIISVLVWAFFGAITLLFIGIGAAIWIGSQLNAPALGYFFVAGIFLLLSGLTIAITRNFVRKILMQTIFKLIQENNTSDEADS
- a CDS encoding YtxH domain-containing protein → MSTKNLLALFVAGAATGAALGILFAPTSGEETRKKILKAKNQSVDYMDELIKEGKQSWFKTKNKLESDAGIAANEVDDFISHILKRGAAWWSTTKNKASALANEAENTLEEVSEDGKKIGKQAVKEGRSAVNDLQNHFS